A stretch of the Sulfurimonas sp. HSL-1656 genome encodes the following:
- a CDS encoding 4Fe-4S dicluster domain-containing protein, whose translation MAVIIDDKCITCDACLQVCPVNAIVDDSDNPTGESRYYVQPEKCVECVGIYDDPQCAAICPSIGTITWDMPFTPEFEEHFLNEEIYKLGEKNGKLKTPSFRKKKFREDIPVEDRGVGKLVEEEPEELNEAG comes from the coding sequence ATGGCTGTAATTATTGATGACAAATGTATCACCTGCGACGCCTGTCTGCAAGTCTGTCCGGTCAACGCTATCGTAGACGATTCGGACAACCCTACCGGTGAGAGCCGCTACTATGTCCAGCCTGAAAAGTGTGTCGAGTGCGTCGGGATCTATGATGACCCGCAATGCGCCGCGATCTGCCCGAGCATCGGTACGATCACGTGGGACATGCCGTTCACCCCGGAGTTCGAAGAGCATTTCCTGAACGAAGAGATCTACAAGCTCGGCGAAAAAAACGGCAAGCTCAAAACGCCGTCGTTCCGCAAAAAGAAATTCCGCGAGGATATCCCGGTTGAAGACCGCGGTGTCGGCAAACTTGTCGAAGAAGAGCCCGAAGAACTCAACGAGGCGGGGTAA
- a CDS encoding NifB/NifX family molybdenum-iron cluster-binding protein: MRIAFASSTGEKIDQHFGWSKTFHLYEIDKESATLLKVIDSSDEPEEEVAKLNYKIGTIEEADIMYCTQIGPKASKMVQAAGIHPVKVAEGEDLKGAIDQIHEMLNTQPPIWLLRAFHKGAQRSA, from the coding sequence ATGAGAATTGCATTTGCTTCATCAACGGGCGAGAAGATCGATCAGCACTTCGGCTGGTCCAAGACTTTCCATCTTTACGAAATCGATAAAGAGAGCGCGACGCTGCTCAAAGTCATCGACAGTTCTGATGAGCCTGAAGAGGAAGTGGCGAAGCTCAACTATAAGATCGGGACGATCGAGGAGGCGGACATCATGTACTGCACCCAGATCGGGCCGAAGGCCTCGAAGATGGTCCAGGCCGCGGGGATCCACCCCGTCAAGGTCGCCGAAGGGGAAGACCTCAAAGGCGCGATCGACCAGATCCACGAGATGCTGAACACGCAGCCGCCGATCTGGCTGCTGCGCGCTTTCCACAAAGGTGCCCAGCGCAGCGCCTGA
- a CDS encoding 4Fe-4S dicluster domain-containing protein → MAVMITDECINCDACAPECPVAAILSNGDEKNPYDDERFYVKPETCVECVGHADTPRCAEACPTEGSIVWDMPFTVDFEEYYAKGNEDGTYKIREHKKKGLMLPSVKEQKFMDEIGMDAREAHANVADSF, encoded by the coding sequence ATGGCAGTAATGATTACGGATGAGTGCATCAACTGTGACGCATGTGCACCGGAGTGTCCGGTCGCGGCAATTCTGAGCAACGGTGACGAAAAGAACCCTTATGACGACGAGCGCTTCTATGTGAAGCCGGAGACCTGTGTCGAGTGTGTCGGTCATGCGGATACACCGCGTTGTGCGGAAGCGTGCCCGACTGAGGGTTCCATCGTATGGGATATGCCGTTCACGGTTGACTTCGAAGAGTACTACGCCAAAGGAAACGAAGACGGTACCTACAAGATCCGCGAACACAAGAAAAAAGGCCTGATGCTTCCATCCGTCAAGGAGCAGAAGTTCATGGACGAGATCGGTATGGATGCACGCGAAGCCCATGCCAACGTCGCCGATTCATTTTAA
- a CDS encoding TOBE domain-containing protein has product MNKIAAVVTEIEQTDIVTYITLQCNDTQVRLIKTKTPLWAGVGEKVLFSFQEASVCISKECPGKVSIENRIPGTLLKIRSKDSLCELTFESDIGTVVSLITENACRELGLEVGCRATMLLRGVDIHLEPDVVPMTVESFKKRSGTKVAN; this is encoded by the coding sequence ATGAACAAGATCGCCGCAGTCGTTACCGAGATCGAACAGACGGACATCGTCACCTATATCACCCTGCAGTGCAATGACACGCAGGTCCGTCTAATCAAAACAAAGACACCGCTTTGGGCCGGGGTGGGTGAAAAGGTCCTCTTCAGTTTCCAGGAGGCTTCGGTCTGTATCAGCAAGGAGTGTCCGGGCAAGGTCTCCATTGAAAACCGCATTCCGGGTACGCTCCTGAAGATCCGCAGCAAAGACTCGCTCTGCGAACTGACCTTCGAGAGCGATATCGGGACGGTGGTTTCGCTGATCACGGAAAACGCATGCCGGGAGCTCGGCCTCGAAGTGGGGTGCAGGGCGACGATGCTGCTGCGCGGCGTGGATATCCACCTGGAGCCCGATGTGGTCCCGATGACAGTGGAGAGTTTCAAGAAGCGTTCGGGAACGAAAGTTGCAAACTGA
- a CDS encoding NifU family protein, translating into MKKYALDYFGFSNEEGDGCVAQFVDFPEIKGIGDSFEEAEEDAYERLEAYFQNQEEQKMTTFEAGVSAYEAKQYKEAYDLFVDSAAKADANAMVNLGVMAMQGKGCGRDIEAAKTWFAKAAERGNMHAMMSLAQIHEKGIDGTPDAKGALQYYRAAADIGHVDAQFKAGMLLKEEGQKAEAMRYLITAAHNNNVRAQEVVTYVSNKELATLRNEPFRSLPVEKQITLVMQVIDQKIRPTLEADSGGIELLNYLPGETPQIWLNYLGACSGCHLGSTSTADMLLDAFEELIDKNVVLYLM; encoded by the coding sequence ATGAAAAAGTATGCACTCGATTATTTCGGTTTTTCCAACGAGGAGGGGGACGGTTGCGTCGCCCAGTTCGTCGATTTCCCGGAGATCAAAGGGATCGGCGACTCCTTCGAGGAGGCCGAAGAGGATGCGTATGAACGGCTCGAAGCCTATTTTCAAAATCAGGAGGAGCAGAAAATGACTACATTCGAAGCGGGCGTGAGCGCCTACGAGGCCAAACAGTATAAAGAGGCCTACGACCTCTTTGTCGATTCGGCGGCAAAGGCGGATGCCAACGCCATGGTGAACCTGGGGGTCATGGCGATGCAGGGTAAAGGGTGCGGCCGCGACATCGAAGCGGCAAAAACGTGGTTTGCCAAAGCGGCGGAGCGCGGCAATATGCATGCGATGATGAGCCTGGCGCAGATCCATGAGAAAGGGATCGACGGTACGCCCGATGCCAAAGGGGCGCTGCAGTACTACAGAGCCGCCGCCGATATCGGCCATGTCGACGCCCAGTTCAAAGCGGGCATGCTCCTCAAAGAAGAGGGGCAGAAGGCCGAAGCGATGCGCTACCTGATTACCGCCGCGCACAATAACAATGTACGGGCACAGGAAGTCGTCACCTATGTCAGCAACAAAGAGCTGGCGACCCTGCGCAACGAACCGTTCCGCAGCCTGCCGGTGGAAAAGCAGATCACGCTGGTGATGCAGGTGATCGACCAGAAGATCCGCCCGACCCTCGAAGCCGACAGCGGCGGGATCGAGCTGCTCAATTACCTTCCGGGCGAGACCCCGCAGATCTGGTTGAACTACCTTGGTGCCTGTTCGGGCTGTCACCTCGGTTCAACGTCGACAGCGGATATGCTGCTCGACGCTTTCGAGGAGCTGATCGACAAAAATGTCGTCCTTTACCTGATGTAA
- a CDS encoding NifB/NifX family molybdenum-iron cluster-binding protein — protein sequence MIAIPVDKAQMDAKSSTLFGNVQAFALYNNDEKAFHFIPNEGKGDGIMTANLLADHSVTSVVYSFMGDGPFGILNREGVNVYYLGKEPMSLMSIIEGLDKENFVKVDAANAQTYLDPGTASGTCGCGCSHD from the coding sequence ATGATCGCTATACCGGTGGACAAGGCACAGATGGATGCCAAGTCATCGACACTTTTTGGAAATGTTCAGGCATTCGCCCTATATAATAATGATGAAAAGGCGTTTCACTTCATTCCGAACGAGGGCAAAGGAGACGGCATCATGACTGCCAACCTGCTTGCAGACCATTCCGTCACTTCTGTTGTCTACTCTTTTATGGGGGACGGTCCATTCGGGATCCTGAACCGCGAGGGGGTCAACGTCTACTACCTCGGTAAAGAGCCGATGTCGCTCATGAGCATCATCGAGGGGCTGGACAAAGAAAACTTCGTCAAGGTCGACGCTGCGAATGCACAGACCTACCTTGACCCGGGCACGGCATCGGGAACGTGCGGATGCGGATGCAGCCATGACTGA
- a CDS encoding M18 family aminopeptidase: MTREDFNDGLLGFLDASPTPFHAVSNVTGMLENAGFTYLDERGEWSLEAGKRYYTTRNASSVIAFTYTGESDYVMFGAHTDSPNLKLKPSPVLKGSGTVRLGVEPYGGLLMNPWFDRDLGIAGRVAYKTASGEIKEANIDTGDAVAVIPSLAIHLDREANQSRSVNPQTDLPALIGCDESFDFEAWVGKQLVAAGVADFERLLSHELSLYDTQKASYVGVAKEFIASARLDNLLSCYVALLAICSVGNDRPYLMILSDHEEVGSESTSGAAGPFLENTMQRMTGSYEAFVQLCQRSLMVSCDNAHAQHPNYAHKHDPEHAPYINKGLVLKLNANQRYASNSRTVSRFVLASERAGHPLQEFVTRSDMGCGSTIGPITATRLGIETLDVGLPTFAMHSIRELAGTKDAFELYEMLLAL, encoded by the coding sequence ATGACTCGAGAAGATTTCAACGACGGACTTTTGGGCTTTCTAGATGCGTCGCCGACGCCGTTTCACGCGGTAAGCAACGTCACGGGAATGCTGGAGAATGCCGGGTTTACCTACCTGGACGAACGCGGCGAATGGTCGCTGGAGGCGGGCAAGCGCTATTACACGACCCGCAACGCCTCTTCAGTGATCGCTTTCACCTATACGGGGGAGAGCGACTACGTCATGTTCGGGGCGCACACCGATTCGCCCAACCTCAAACTGAAGCCGTCACCGGTCCTCAAAGGCAGCGGCACCGTACGCCTGGGCGTGGAGCCCTACGGCGGGCTGCTTATGAACCCCTGGTTCGACCGGGACCTCGGCATTGCCGGTCGGGTCGCCTACAAGACGGCATCGGGGGAGATCAAAGAGGCGAACATAGACACGGGAGATGCGGTAGCGGTGATCCCGTCGCTGGCGATCCACCTCGACCGCGAGGCGAACCAGAGCCGTTCCGTTAATCCCCAGACGGACCTGCCCGCACTCATCGGCTGCGACGAAAGTTTCGACTTTGAAGCGTGGGTAGGCAAGCAGCTTGTTGCGGCAGGGGTGGCCGATTTCGAGCGGCTGCTGTCGCACGAACTGAGCCTCTATGATACGCAGAAGGCTTCCTACGTCGGTGTGGCCAAGGAGTTTATCGCCTCGGCGCGCCTGGACAACCTGCTGAGCTGCTACGTGGCGCTGCTCGCCATCTGCAGCGTCGGCAATGACCGCCCCTACCTGATGATCCTTTCCGACCACGAAGAGGTCGGCAGCGAGAGCACCAGCGGGGCGGCGGGACCTTTCCTGGAAAATACGATGCAGCGCATGACGGGGAGCTACGAAGCCTTCGTGCAGCTCTGCCAGCGCTCGCTGATGGTCTCGTGTGACAATGCCCATGCGCAGCACCCCAACTACGCCCACAAGCACGACCCGGAGCACGCCCCCTATATCAACAAGGGACTGGTGCTGAAACTCAACGCCAACCAGCGCTATGCGTCGAACTCCCGCACCGTTTCACGGTTCGTACTCGCTTCGGAGCGCGCCGGACACCCGCTGCAGGAGTTCGTCACCCGCAGCGACATGGGGTGCGGCTCCACCATCGGCCCCATCACCGCGACGCGGCTGGGCATCGAGACCCTCGACGTCGGGCTGCCTACTTTCGCCATGCACTCCATCCGTGAACTGGCCGGTACGAAGGACGCTTTCGAACTCTACGAGATGCTGCTGGCGCTTTGA
- a CDS encoding thioredoxin domain-containing protein, with translation MDTLKIVCPHCKVVNNVVNEVEKKEVLCSSCGEPLTDTTPVACDAETFKLHLAENDIPVIVDFYSPDCGPCMEMAPDFEKAAASCALEVRFLKVNTLNDAPLALQYGVNELPTTIAFSRGMEMNRFTSKLSKDQLSMWAESLIQMTL, from the coding sequence ATGGACACTCTCAAGATCGTATGCCCCCACTGCAAAGTCGTCAATAACGTTGTCAACGAAGTCGAAAAGAAAGAGGTGCTCTGCAGCAGCTGCGGCGAACCCCTTACCGATACGACTCCTGTCGCCTGCGATGCGGAGACGTTCAAGCTCCACCTTGCCGAAAACGACATTCCCGTCATCGTCGATTTCTACTCCCCCGACTGCGGTCCCTGCATGGAGATGGCCCCCGATTTTGAAAAGGCGGCGGCTTCGTGCGCCCTCGAAGTACGCTTTTTGAAGGTCAATACCCTCAATGACGCCCCGCTGGCCCTGCAGTACGGTGTGAACGAGTTGCCTACGACCATTGCGTTTAGCCGTGGAATGGAGATGAACCGTTTCACGAGCAAGCTCTCCAAAGACCAGCTCAGCATGTGGGCCGAGAGCCTGATCCAGATGACGCTGTAA
- a CDS encoding NAD(P)-dependent oxidoreductase, with translation MHLGFIGLGHLGRAVAERLLACGHTLSVYNRTPQRAEGLDAELCDHPRDVIEKCDVVLLCLFDSAAVDVVFAGENGLLGANVSGKTVIDLTTNHFDAVAGFHERCRLAGASYLECPVLGSVVPAANGALTVLASGEEEVFERSRDILEAIGAHLFYLRESGRATKMKLVNNLALGGIMAVLAETVGIGEAAGIERGTLLDILSVGGGKSLVLDAKRQKLLDDDYTPHFSNALIYKDLHCLQDLAYGLEQPLYTAGMVKELYARTFAEGFSGEDFASVAKLFRKFER, from the coding sequence ATGCATCTGGGATTTATCGGGCTCGGACACCTCGGCCGCGCCGTCGCCGAAAGACTGCTGGCATGCGGGCATACGCTGAGCGTCTATAACCGCACGCCGCAGCGGGCGGAGGGGCTGGATGCCGAACTTTGCGACCACCCGCGCGACGTTATCGAGAAGTGCGACGTCGTACTGCTCTGCCTCTTTGACAGTGCCGCGGTCGATGTCGTTTTCGCCGGAGAGAACGGCCTGCTCGGCGCCAACGTCTCCGGCAAGACCGTCATCGACCTGACCACCAACCATTTCGACGCCGTCGCCGGTTTCCACGAGCGCTGCCGCCTTGCGGGGGCCTCCTACCTGGAGTGTCCGGTCCTCGGCAGCGTCGTCCCGGCTGCCAACGGGGCACTGACCGTCCTGGCCAGCGGGGAGGAGGAGGTATTCGAGCGCTCCAGAGACATCCTCGAAGCCATCGGCGCGCACCTTTTCTACCTGCGCGAATCGGGACGTGCGACAAAGATGAAGCTCGTTAACAACCTTGCCCTGGGCGGCATCATGGCTGTTCTGGCCGAAACGGTCGGAATAGGCGAAGCGGCCGGGATCGAACGTGGAACGCTTCTCGATATCCTCTCCGTCGGCGGCGGCAAATCCCTCGTGCTCGACGCCAAGCGCCAGAAACTGCTTGACGACGACTACACGCCCCACTTCTCCAACGCCCTGATCTACAAGGACCTGCACTGCCTGCAGGACCTCGCCTACGGGCTTGAGCAGCCGCTGTACACGGCCGGTATGGTCAAAGAGCTCTACGCGCGTACCTTCGCCGAAGGGTTCAGTGGCGAGGACTTCGCCTCCGTCGCCAAACTCTTCCGAAAGTTCGAACGGTGA
- a CDS encoding SDR family oxidoreductase — MKTLLITGAAQGIGLGTATLFADRGWNVYGLDIQSDRLAAAALKGGFEPLVCDLADPESIVEAVASLPQLDALVNNAATSANGDPLTLSVAEWKRVIDVNLTAPFLLSRAAAPLLAASGGSIVNIASTRALMSEPHTEAYSASKGGLLSLTHALAMSLAPVRVNAVSPGWIEHAAPDALRKEDHAFHPAGRVGSVEDIAEMVWYLTSEAARFITGQNFVIDGGVTKKMIYPE, encoded by the coding sequence GTGAAAACGCTCCTCATTACCGGCGCCGCGCAGGGGATCGGGCTGGGGACGGCCACCCTCTTCGCCGACCGCGGCTGGAACGTCTACGGCCTCGACATCCAGAGCGACCGTCTCGCTGCCGCCGCCCTCAAAGGGGGATTCGAACCGCTCGTCTGCGACCTCGCCGACCCCGAAAGCATTGTGGAGGCGGTAGCGTCGCTGCCGCAGCTCGACGCCCTCGTCAATAACGCCGCGACGAGTGCCAACGGTGACCCGCTTACCCTCTCTGTAGCGGAGTGGAAACGGGTCATCGACGTCAACCTGACCGCTCCCTTCCTCCTCAGCCGTGCCGCGGCGCCGCTGTTGGCTGCGAGCGGCGGCAGCATTGTCAATATCGCCTCGACCCGGGCCCTGATGAGCGAACCGCATACCGAGGCCTACAGCGCGAGCAAAGGGGGGCTGCTGAGCCTCACCCACGCCCTGGCCATGAGCCTCGCGCCCGTCCGCGTCAACGCCGTCAGCCCCGGCTGGATCGAACACGCCGCGCCCGATGCCCTGCGTAAAGAAGACCACGCCTTCCATCCTGCCGGACGGGTCGGATCGGTGGAGGATATTGCGGAGATGGTCTGGTATCTGACAAGCGAGGCGGCCCGCTTCATCACGGGCCAGAATTTCGTCATCGACGGCGGCGTGACGAAGAAGATGATCTATCCGGAGTAG
- the dnaE gene encoding DNA polymerase III subunit alpha: MSKYPFTHLHLHTEYSLLDGANKISNLVKRVKELGMTSVAMTDHGNMFGAIDFWHQMKGEGIKPIIGMEGYIHNGETLDDKSTRQRFHICLYAKNQKGYENLMYLSSMAYIHGFYYFPRITKKELREHSEGLICTSACLQGEVSWHLNTNSERNVKFGAGGYDEAKRVALEYKEIFGDDFYLELMRHGIADQLFIDEPLLKLSQETGIKLVATNDTHYTFPDDAQYHEAFMCIGMNKLYDDPNRLRHSVHEFYVKSPEQMERLYADVPEALEATQEIVDKCQLELELGNPTPPNFKFTREYAAKEGLDIDHTDDAPLGPDATAEDKKKWMGAADKNDAEFFIHRCRLGLEERLKHVPPERHEEYRERLEYEMDVINSMKFPGYMLIVWDFVAEAKRMGVAVGPGRGSAAGSLVAYALEITDIDPMKYDLLFERFLNPERVSMPDIDMDFMQARRGEVIDYVVRKYGRNQVAQIITFGSLLAKGVIRDVSRVLDMPLSQADKMAKLIPEELGITLNGKKKGDDFKPGAFQKEPKIKELIDTDPQAKRVWEFSLKLEGLKRNAGMHAAGVVISNEELWKKTPIYKPPGEETFVTQYSLNYLEDVDLIKFDFLGLKTLDVIDNAIKLVKARYDRVIDWNTIDVDDPEVYKVIQSGATVGMFQIESSGMQDLNKRLKPSNFEDLIAVLALYRPGPMESGMLDDFIERKHGRKKIFYPFEEVSFDMLKDTLEPTYGMIVYQEQVMQIVQTVGGFSLGGADIVRRAMGKKKADLMEKYNREFSEGAAKQGLDYKKASALFDLIEKFAGYGFNKSHSAAYAMVTFQTAWLKTYYPQEFMAALLTSEKDNTDKVVKYIDEVKRMGIELSPPDINDSQLEFSATRKDGQDHILFGLGAIKGVGTSAVKSILEVRKDGEFTDLQDFVNRIDPQKVNKKVLESVAKAGGFDRYQYSRRALLEQMETVIETAKDSMQARKNAAGSLFGDDADITTVQLKLENAPEFGLKQILEFEKETLGFYVSGHPLDDYREELDQLEYTLSSDLENIADGSYAIFIGKVEEITKKISKKGNQFGIVNVMDFHGNLEVMLFSDKLEELEAMNLDEPIAFKVKVTHTEMFTRTSVTKIMTLKEVKKESKKVSTKIVEKPQEPLTLRLHLDNGVERLEELYRLVRRHPGTRPLKLNIVSKLQNVVIDSAIRVNNSIMEELATLSDVDVA; encoded by the coding sequence ATGAGCAAATACCCCTTTACCCATCTGCACCTGCACACCGAATACTCCCTGCTCGACGGCGCGAACAAGATCAGCAACCTTGTCAAACGCGTCAAGGAGCTGGGGATGACTTCGGTCGCGATGACGGACCACGGAAACATGTTCGGCGCCATCGATTTCTGGCACCAGATGAAAGGGGAGGGGATCAAGCCCATTATCGGGATGGAAGGCTATATCCACAACGGCGAGACCCTGGATGACAAGAGCACCCGCCAGCGTTTCCACATCTGCCTCTACGCGAAAAACCAGAAGGGGTACGAGAACCTGATGTACCTCTCTTCCATGGCCTATATCCACGGCTTCTACTACTTCCCACGCATCACCAAAAAGGAGCTGCGCGAGCACAGCGAGGGACTTATCTGTACCTCCGCCTGTCTGCAGGGCGAGGTGAGCTGGCACCTCAACACCAACAGCGAACGCAACGTCAAGTTCGGCGCCGGCGGTTACGACGAGGCGAAGCGGGTGGCGCTGGAGTACAAGGAGATCTTTGGGGATGACTTCTACCTGGAGCTGATGCGCCACGGCATCGCCGACCAGCTCTTCATCGACGAACCGCTGCTGAAACTCTCGCAGGAAACGGGGATCAAGCTCGTCGCCACGAACGACACACACTACACCTTCCCCGACGACGCCCAGTACCACGAGGCGTTCATGTGTATCGGGATGAATAAACTCTACGACGACCCCAACCGCCTGCGCCACTCGGTGCATGAATTCTACGTCAAGAGCCCGGAACAGATGGAGCGGCTCTACGCGGACGTCCCCGAAGCATTGGAGGCGACCCAGGAGATCGTCGACAAGTGCCAGCTCGAACTCGAACTCGGCAACCCGACGCCGCCGAACTTCAAGTTTACCCGCGAGTACGCCGCCAAAGAGGGGCTCGACATCGATCACACCGACGATGCGCCGCTGGGGCCGGACGCGACGGCCGAGGATAAGAAAAAATGGATGGGCGCCGCCGACAAGAACGACGCGGAGTTCTTCATCCACCGCTGCCGCCTGGGGCTGGAAGAGCGCCTCAAACACGTGCCGCCGGAGCGCCACGAGGAGTACCGGGAACGCCTTGAGTACGAGATGGACGTCATCAACTCCATGAAGTTCCCCGGCTACATGCTCATCGTCTGGGACTTCGTCGCCGAAGCCAAGCGGATGGGTGTCGCCGTCGGCCCGGGCCGCGGTTCCGCGGCGGGGAGCCTCGTCGCCTACGCGCTGGAGATCACCGACATCGACCCGATGAAGTACGACCTGCTGTTCGAGCGTTTCCTGAACCCGGAACGCGTCTCCATGCCAGATATCGATATGGACTTCATGCAGGCGCGCCGCGGCGAGGTCATCGACTACGTCGTGCGCAAGTACGGCCGCAACCAGGTGGCGCAGATCATCACCTTCGGTTCCCTGCTGGCCAAGGGGGTCATCCGCGACGTCTCCCGCGTCCTCGATATGCCGCTCTCTCAGGCGGACAAGATGGCGAAGCTCATCCCCGAAGAACTGGGCATCACCCTTAACGGCAAGAAGAAGGGCGACGACTTCAAACCGGGCGCTTTCCAGAAAGAGCCGAAGATCAAGGAGCTGATCGACACGGACCCGCAGGCGAAGCGCGTCTGGGAGTTCAGCCTCAAGCTCGAAGGGCTCAAGCGCAATGCCGGGATGCACGCGGCGGGGGTCGTCATCAGCAATGAAGAGCTCTGGAAGAAGACCCCCATCTACAAGCCGCCGGGGGAGGAGACCTTCGTCACCCAGTATTCGCTCAACTACCTCGAAGACGTCGACCTGATCAAGTTCGACTTCCTCGGCCTCAAGACCCTCGACGTCATCGACAACGCCATCAAGCTCGTCAAGGCGCGCTATGACAGGGTGATCGACTGGAACACGATCGACGTGGACGACCCCGAGGTCTACAAGGTGATCCAGAGCGGGGCGACGGTCGGGATGTTCCAGATCGAATCGAGCGGGATGCAGGACCTGAACAAACGCCTCAAACCCTCCAACTTCGAAGACCTCATTGCGGTCCTGGCACTCTACCGCCCGGGACCGATGGAGTCGGGGATGCTTGACGACTTTATCGAGCGCAAGCATGGGCGCAAGAAGATCTTCTACCCCTTCGAAGAGGTCAGCTTCGACATGCTCAAAGACACCCTGGAACCGACTTACGGGATGATCGTCTACCAGGAGCAGGTCATGCAGATCGTCCAGACCGTCGGCGGCTTCAGCCTGGGCGGGGCGGATATCGTCCGCCGTGCGATGGGTAAGAAGAAAGCGGACCTGATGGAGAAGTACAACCGCGAGTTCTCCGAAGGGGCGGCGAAACAGGGGCTGGACTACAAGAAAGCCTCCGCGCTCTTCGACCTGATCGAGAAGTTCGCCGGCTACGGGTTCAACAAGTCCCACTCGGCGGCGTATGCGATGGTCACCTTCCAGACGGCGTGGCTCAAGACCTACTACCCGCAGGAGTTCATGGCGGCACTCCTGACGTCGGAAAAGGACAACACCGACAAGGTCGTCAAGTACATCGATGAGGTCAAGCGGATGGGCATCGAACTGAGCCCGCCGGATATCAACGATTCGCAGCTCGAGTTCAGTGCCACCCGCAAAGATGGCCAGGACCACATTCTCTTCGGGCTCGGCGCCATCAAGGGGGTCGGGACCTCCGCGGTCAAATCGATCCTCGAGGTGCGCAAGGACGGCGAGTTCACGGACCTGCAGGACTTTGTCAACCGCATCGACCCGCAGAAGGTGAACAAGAAAGTGCTCGAATCCGTCGCCAAGGCGGGGGGCTTCGACCGCTACCAGTATTCGCGCCGCGCACTGCTTGAGCAGATGGAGACGGTGATCGAAACGGCCAAGGACTCCATGCAGGCGCGCAAGAACGCCGCGGGCAGCCTCTTCGGCGACGATGCCGACATCACCACGGTACAGCTCAAACTCGAAAACGCGCCGGAATTCGGGCTCAAGCAGATCCTCGAGTTCGAGAAGGAGACCCTGGGCTTCTACGTCTCCGGCCACCCCCTCGATGATTACCGCGAGGAGCTCGACCAGCTCGAATACACCCTCTCGTCCGACCTGGAGAACATCGCCGACGGCTCCTATGCCATCTTTATCGGGAAGGTCGAGGAGATCACGAAGAAGATCTCCAAGAAAGGCAACCAGTTCGGCATCGTCAACGTCATGGACTTCCACGGCAACCTCGAGGTGATGCTCTTCAGCGACAAGCTCGAGGAGCTAGAGGCGATGAACCTCGACGAGCCTATTGCCTTCAAGGTCAAGGTAACCCATACGGAGATGTTCACCCGTACGAGCGTCACGAAGATCATGACCCTCAAAGAGGTGAAAAAAGAGAGCAAGAAGGTCAGTACGAAGATCGTGGAAAAACCGCAGGAGCCGCTGACCCTGCGCCTGCACCTGGACAACGGTGTCGAGCGCCTCGAAGAACTCTACCGCCTGGTGCGCCGCCACCCGGGTACGCGCCCGCTGAAGCTCAACATCGTCTCCAAGCTCCAGAACGTCGTCATCGACTCGGCCATCCGCGTCAACAACTCCATTATGGAGGAGCTGGCCACTCTCTCGGACGTCGACGTCGCATAA